The stretch of DNA ACACTCTCGCTCTCTCGTCCAGTCCAGTGCACGCAGAGCTACTAGCTCGGTCGTCCACTATGCTTGTCGTCGGGCGGTGTGGTGTTTTGCTTCTCCTCCATCTTTGACCGCACCACCatccttcctctccccttcaTCATCAGATAACGACGACCACGAGAACAATTCGAGAACCTCATCCTCATTCCATTCGTTAGTTCATGCATGTATATTATGGCGCCAAATTAAGCAAAGCCCAGCGCTTGATTATTACACTTTTGCAGAGCAGCATGTAAGTTTATTAATTACTACTACTTTCTAGTGCCTTTTCTTTCTCTGTCCAGTACCAAGAAACAACCCTAGTAACTAACCCCCATATAATCCAACCCTTGCTGCTGCCTACTCCTAATTCGGTCCAGCACATCATCATTAGCGCTTTGCAGCCCGTAGGTGCATCTGCATCTGCCGTACCTTACCCTTAAAACCAGTCAAACGCCGCACACTGACACCAAAGGGTACCAGCAGATCGAcgtcctccccctccctccacgCCCGGCGCCAtgccgcccgcccccgccctccccctcctcctcttcctcgccaccctcgccaccggcgccgccgccgcggccgaagTGGACGCGCTAGTCTCCTTCAAGAGCGCCCTCACCGTCCCGCCCGCGGCCGCGCCCTTCTTCGCCACGTgggacgccgccgcggccgacCCCTGCGGCTTCGCCGGCGTCGCGTGCGGCGGGGCCGGCCGCCGCGTCACCGGCGTCTCCCTGCCGGGTCTGAACGTCTCCGCGGCGTCCGTGCCCTTCGCCGACCTCTGCGCCGCCCTGCCGGCCCTGGCCACGCTGTCCCTGCCGGAGAACTCGCTCGCGGGCGGCGTCGGCGGGGTCGCCGCGTGCGCGGCGCTCCAGGAGCTCAACCTCGCGTTCAACGGCTTCGACGGCGCGATCCCGGACCTCTCGCCGCTCGCCAAGCTCCGGAAGCTCAACGTCTCCTCCAACCGCTTCGCCGGCGCCTTCCCGTGGGCCTCGCTCGCCGCGATGCCCGACCTCTCCGTGCTCGCGCTCGGCGACAACCCGTTCCTCGCGCCCACCGACGCGTTCCCGCCCGAGGTCACAAGGCTCACCAACCTCACCGTGCTCTACATGTCCGCGGCCAGGATCGGCGGCGCCATCCCGCCGGAGATCGGCGACCTGGTCAACCTCGTCGACCTCGAGCTCTCCGACAACAACCTCACCGGCGAGATACCGCCGGAGATCGCAAGGCTCACCAACCTCACCCAGCTCGAGCTCTACAACAACTCGCTCCGCGGCGGCCTCCCCGCCGGGTTCGGCAAGCTCACCAAGCTGCAGTACTTCGACGCGTCCCAGAACAGGCTCACCGGCACCCTCGCCGTGCTCGGCTCCCTCAAGCGGCTCGTGTCGCTGCAGCTCTTCTTCAACTACTTCACCGGCGGGGTGCCCCCGCAGTTCGGCGACTTCAAGGATCTCGTGAACCTGTCCCTTTACAACAACAACCTCACCGGCGAGCTGCCGCGGAGCCTCGGGAGCTGGGCGCAGTTCAACTACATCGACGTGTCCACCAACGCGCTCTCCGGCCCCATCCCGCCGGACATGTGCAAGCAGGGCACCATGCTCAAGCTGCTCATGCTCGAGAACAACTTCTCCGGCGGGATACCGGCGACCTACGCGAGCTGCAAGACGCTGGTGAGGATCCGTGTCAGCAAGAACAACCTCTCCGGCAACGTGCCCGAGGGGCTGTGGGCCCTCCCCAACGTCAACGTGATGGACCTTGCCGGGAACCATTTCACCGGCACCATCGGCGACGGCATCGGGAACGCCACGGCGATGACCAATCTCCTCCTGGCCGGGAACCGGTTCACCGGCGCGATACCACCGTCGATCGGCAACGCGGCGAGCCTGGAGACCATGGACGTGTCGGGGAACGAGCTCTCCGGCGAGATGCCGGAGAGCATCGGGAGGCTGTCCCGTCTCAACAGCCTCAACATTGAGGCCAACGGGATCGGCGGGGCCATCCCAGCGAGCCTCGGCTCTTGCTCGGCGCTTAGCGCGCTCAATTTCTCGAGGAACAAGCTCGCCGGCGCGATCCCCGCGGAGCTGGGCAACCTGCCGCGGCTGAATTTTCTGGACGTGTCCGGGAACGAGCTGACCGGCGCCGTGCCGGCGAGCTTCGCGGCGCTGAAGCTGAGCTACCTGAACTTGTCCGACAACCGGCTCACCGGTCCCGTTCCGGAGGCGCTCGCGATCTCGGCCTACGGTGACAGCTTCATCGGGAACCCCGGGCTGTGCGCCACCAACGGCGCTGGCTtcctccgccgctgctcgccgagCTCCGGAAGCCGGTCGGCGAACGCCGCGCGCTTGATCGTGACCTGCATCCTCGCCGTGAcggcggtcctgctggcggtgCTCGGCGTGACCCTATACCTGAGGAAGCGGCGGCGtgcggaggccgaggcggccGGCGCTCTGGGTTCCGGCGGGGCGAAGCTGTTCGCCAAGAAGGGTTCTTGGGACATCAAGTCTTTCCGGGTCCTGGCGTTCGACGAGCGCGAGATCATCGAGGGCGTCCGCGACGAGAACCTGATCGGCAGCGGCGGGTCCGGGAACGTGTACCGCGTGAAGCTCGGGAGCggcgcggtggtggcggtgaaGCACGTgacccgcgcgcgcgccgccgccgccgccgccaccgcggcggcgacggcggccatgctgccggcggcgaaggcgcggcgcacggcgtcgGTTCGGTGCCGCGAGTTCGACTCGGAGGTGGGGACACTGAGCGCGATCCGGCACGTGAACGTGGTGAAGCTGCTGTGCAGCATCACGAGCGAGGACGGCGCGGCGAGCCTGCTGGTGTACGAGCACCTCCCCAACGGCAGCCTCTACTCGCGGCTGCACGGGCCGGAGGCGAGGAAGCTGGGCGGGCTCGGGTGGGCGGAGCGGCACGACATCGCGGTGGGCGCGGCGAGGGGGCTCGAGTACCTCCACCATGGCTGCGACCGCCCCATCCTGCACCGCGACGTCAAGTCCAGCAACATCCTCCTGGACGAGTCCTTCAAGCCCCGCCTCGCCGACTTCGGGCTCGCCAAGATCCTCAGCGGCTCGGCCGCCGTGGACTCGTCCGCCGGCGTCGTCGCCGGCACGCTCGGCTACATGGCGCCAGGTGgattatttgtttgtttgtttgtttgttttctCCTGTGTTGGATTTGTTAGATTAATAATGTTGTCTGGTGCCTGATGGTGCAGAGTACGCGTACACGTGGAAGGTGACAGAGAAGAGCGACGTGTACAGCTTCGGCGTGGTGCTGCTGGAGCTGGTGACGGGGCGGCCGGCGATGGTGCCGGCGGAGGAGTGCGGCGGCGAGAGCCGGGACCTGGTGGACTGGGTGTCGCGGCGGCTGGAGAGCCGGGACAAGGTGATGTCCCTGGTGGACGCGCGGGTGACCGAGGGGTGGGCCCGAGAGGAGGCCGTGCGGGTGCTCCGCGTGGCCGTGCTGTGCACCAGCCGGACGCCGTCGATGCGGCCGTCGATGCGCTCCGTCGTGCAGATGCtggaggacgccgccgccgcgcgggagGAGGACGCGCCGCCAAAGCTCCTCGAGGTCAAGGTCATCTGAATATCTGATCGATCGGAGAAGTTGCTAGCTGTATGCAGCAGCAGGTAGTAGGTGTAGGATTCTTGAGAGCAGAGAGAAGGTCAATGCTGTCGCATGTGCAGTCAGATTAGATTGTTGCTAGAATAATAATCAATGAATCAGACAAGCAACCAACCAACCTGAAATCCTGAATGTAGTTTAGCATATCTGCAGCCTGTAACAGTAAGATAATACTGTATGTATTGTAGCATCAAGTTTTGTAATCGCTCAGAGTCAGAGGTCAATGCATGGAGTAATGCTCGGCTCCTCTTTCCATGGCACGCCAAACATTCTGTGTCTGTCCGGCTCCAACACCAGTTCATTCATCTTCTGAagggaaaaaaaaacagagattCTTGAGAAGTCGCGAGATGAGACGGACAAGCCACACCTGGATGCAGGATGCACATGCTGAAAGGGAGGGTGATCTTTGAGCAGCAAGTTCAGTTCAGCTTTTCAGGTGTGGTTACGTGAGAGAGAATAACGGAAGAGGGGAGGCGTCGTTGTCTTGGACCGGCGACGGGGAGCTTTCGCCGGCCCGGGAATCGCTGCCGAGGCGAGGCCGTGGTTTAATACAAGGCAGAGACTTTCTTCGAGGCCGCCGGGCAGCAGAGGGCAGAGCAGGCGTGCTCAATTGAAACAGGAATTGAATACTCCATCGGCCGGCGGTGCAGGGAAGAACTGACTGCCGCAAGACCCGGGGATTGTCTTGTCTGTCTTCCTtgtgggcggtggtggtggattCAGAGTTATGAGGGCTTGCCTCCCCAATCATAAGGCTATCATCATCGCAGCTTCATTTGCAGGTAGGAGTAGGAATAAAGTCGATCTGCATGCACTTTGCCTGAATCCTGAGCTGTTCTAAACTGACTGACAGCGTGCTCATGGACCGCTGAGCTGGTTGCTTCAGAGTTCTGTGCGCTGAGTGGACATAGGATGACGAAATGGATGATCCAGAGAATAGCTATGAGGCCTCGTCCCCTTTTTTCAGTCTTGCACTGATTTGCTCTAGTTCAACAGCAGACACACAGGTTTCTGCTGCATGTTTGTGTGCAGGTCAAGTTTCAGTTCAGAGCTGCCTGTTTCAAACTGACTAGCAATGTGTTCATGGACATGCGTAGATTGCTTTGCCCCGACAAACAATGACAGTAATTTGCGGTAGCAAGCAAAGCTGACGCTATCTGAGATGAGGCGATGGCTCAGGGATGGATGACATGGTAGGTGGTGGGGAGCTGGACCTGGGCTGATTTGGAACGTGTTCGGCCCATCTTGGCAGCCTGAGAATGTGCGTGTTGGGCCGTCACGTCGCTTTGCACCACTTGCTTgggctttcttttttttttgaaaacccACTTGTTTGGGCTTTCTGCAGTTACTTTTACGGCCATCATTGAGCACGACGTCGAGCtatcattttttttttctgtcaaACCTCCTAAAAATTTGCTGGGAGTCTCCTCTACCTataattttttttttcatttttacGGCCTTTCTCCCCTAGCGCCGCCGACAGAGAGAGTGAGCGGCCGCCCTGTCCTGGTCTTCGTCCGGGgcttcgccggcgacgagcatccTACAGGTATGTTCGCCtattcccttcccttcccttcctgaTGCGCGAAATCCAACACCCAAAACCCATGTCCTATACttgtattcggatctgaccATGGATTTTACCTACTAACTTCGATTTTTTTGCAAAAATTGTTGGGTGTACACCCATGTCCTATACTGGGTCCGCCCCTGAGGATTCCAAGCGAAGCCTGCCCATGGAAATGATGCATCGATGGGGAATCCTCCcgttttttctctctctctctctctctcctagTTCCTTAATTTATAGTGCATTTCGGCTTTAGGGTTTAAGTGAGTCCTATCCGTGTTTAATAGTAGTCTTTAACTGAGATACTTGCCCCAGGCACCAACGGATTGTCTTGAACAACATGTCATTTTTGTAGTCCCTTTTCAATACACTCGAAATAATTTGGCTCCAACATTTCCTGCAGCAAGCAGGTGTAATCAGTGCGATATATTTGTCTGGGGAAGTAAGAATGCCGTAACCAACAGCTGAGGATTCGTCGGTGGTTATGGAGAATGATAACGGAGATGCGGATGACCTTGGATCAGGGTGGTTTGAAGTCAAAAAGGTTTCCTTCTATGCCTGCCTTATTTTCTCTTGTTTTCTGTGTCTTGCTCTGATGATTTTCTCATACGGCTCTGCATTGTGCCTCATGATTCTTACTGTTATCGTTCTTAACTTGCCATGATCCCATTTTGCAGAAGCATCGGTCCAGCTCAAAGTACACATTGCAGAGGTCTTCTGGCGGTTCCAGCAATAAAATTCCAAACTTGCCGCCACGGTCACAGGCCAGCTATAACAGTGACAGTTTAAGGTGGCATGACAGGCCGCAACACCCACCTCCGAGCGTAAATGCTAATGTTGGTGTTGATGTTGATGAATCTGGTAGTGGAGAAACAACTAATGGTCATGCTGAAGGATGCAATGATGTAGGCGCCAATGACCTGAAGAGTGTCTTAAATGCTTCAGCCTTGGAGTATGTAGTAGAAAGACCTGAAGAACTGCTGGTGGCTCAAGAAGCAAGTGAAACTCCCAAAACTGGTCTGGCTGATCATGCAAATCCTTCAGTTCCTCATGAATCCTCCACCTGTTCAGACAGCCTTGCAAAATGTGCAGACCTTTCTCAGCATGTAAAATGTTCTCCAAAAACAGAGCCAGTAGGTGCCTTGTCCAATACTCCTGTAAAGTTTGGAGACTTTGATGAAGTTCCAGGTTTACCACTACCCTTAGATT from Panicum hallii strain FIL2 chromosome 3, PHallii_v3.1, whole genome shotgun sequence encodes:
- the LOC112886672 gene encoding receptor-like protein kinase 7; protein product: MPPAPALPLLLFLATLATGAAAAAEVDALVSFKSALTVPPAAAPFFATWDAAAADPCGFAGVACGGAGRRVTGVSLPGLNVSAASVPFADLCAALPALATLSLPENSLAGGVGGVAACAALQELNLAFNGFDGAIPDLSPLAKLRKLNVSSNRFAGAFPWASLAAMPDLSVLALGDNPFLAPTDAFPPEVTRLTNLTVLYMSAARIGGAIPPEIGDLVNLVDLELSDNNLTGEIPPEIARLTNLTQLELYNNSLRGGLPAGFGKLTKLQYFDASQNRLTGTLAVLGSLKRLVSLQLFFNYFTGGVPPQFGDFKDLVNLSLYNNNLTGELPRSLGSWAQFNYIDVSTNALSGPIPPDMCKQGTMLKLLMLENNFSGGIPATYASCKTLVRIRVSKNNLSGNVPEGLWALPNVNVMDLAGNHFTGTIGDGIGNATAMTNLLLAGNRFTGAIPPSIGNAASLETMDVSGNELSGEMPESIGRLSRLNSLNIEANGIGGAIPASLGSCSALSALNFSRNKLAGAIPAELGNLPRLNFLDVSGNELTGAVPASFAALKLSYLNLSDNRLTGPVPEALAISAYGDSFIGNPGLCATNGAGFLRRCSPSSGSRSANAARLIVTCILAVTAVLLAVLGVTLYLRKRRRAEAEAAGALGSGGAKLFAKKGSWDIKSFRVLAFDEREIIEGVRDENLIGSGGSGNVYRVKLGSGAVVAVKHVTRARAAAAAATAAATAAMLPAAKARRTASVRCREFDSEVGTLSAIRHVNVVKLLCSITSEDGAASLLVYEHLPNGSLYSRLHGPEARKLGGLGWAERHDIAVGAARGLEYLHHGCDRPILHRDVKSSNILLDESFKPRLADFGLAKILSGSAAVDSSAGVVAGTLGYMAPEYAYTWKVTEKSDVYSFGVVLLELVTGRPAMVPAEECGGESRDLVDWVSRRLESRDKVMSLVDARVTEGWAREEAVRVLRVAVLCTSRTPSMRPSMRSVVQMLEDAAAAREEDAPPKLLEVKVI